The Fusarium falciforme chromosome 4, complete sequence genomic interval CTCTAACATCAGTGTTAGTGAGGATCGGGTAGTAGTATTGGTCGAGAGTCATGGGTTTGTGAGTGATGTCCCTCGAATTGCGACTCTGAATGGATTCTTCCAAGCCTCTAGGTCCGTTGGAATCCTGCTCAGCATCTCTGGGAGACGGGACGTGATGCTCTGTTGATCCATTGCTTCGGCTGGGATTGTAGGTCCCCAGGGTGAGATATGGCATCTTTCCAGTCCATATTAGCATACTTCATCGCAAACCAGTCCAAGTGAACAGTACTTGCATAAAGAGCGGCGCAAAGAGTGCGCCGTTGAGACTTGTCCTCCCCATCCAATTCATTCTCTGGCCGATTGATGAGATCCACCTACCCTCATTGATCAGACCAAAATCATAACCTACTAAAAGCACCAAGTCAAGAGGCCCATGTACATACCGTGCACTGAGGCTTCATGTAATGCTTTCCCGCACCGGCCGCCAGTTCTGTCCAGCTTCGATTGAAGTGTCTCATCACAATCCGATGCCGCATTTCTGACCGCTTTGAGTCATTTGATAGCCGGCATACTAGATCCTTTATGAGAAAATATGAGCAATGCGTTATGAAAATGGGAGTCGCGTGCGACTTACTCTCATCCAATGCATCTGTCAGTAGATGAGCCGTTAGCAAGCGAAACTCACGGGCAGTTACACACATTCCCGGGATCTTACTTTAGTAGATGGGAGATGGACCCAGCGAACTTGTGGGTCTTCAGGAATGTGATGCGTGGGTGTTTCGGCCCCAGAAGGATTCTCCTGAGGCCATCCATCAGCACGCGGCATGGCTGGCACAGCATTATGAAGAGCGGGGTTCCCTGCGTTCCGCCTGAGCGCCTCGATCTCTCTTTTAAGTGCGTCCAAGTGTCGGTGATGTAGATCCCCGGGGGCCTTCATCAGAGCATCTGGCCCCGAGTCGTAGACAACCCTCCGGATGGTAGGGTACGGAGACGGAGTGCTGGTAATTCGACCATCCGAGAAGATATCGACGATCGTTGAAACCTTTCCACAACGCCTCTTCGACCTCGGGGACATCAGCTGTGTTCTCGATGAAGGCCACTGTTTCCATCGGATATTCTGGATAGTAAGCTGGTGTTTTCAAGAGTTCGATCATAATTTTGAGACGATCAAAACTGCCGCAATGTAAAGTGGTGTGTGTCCTTCCTTGTCACGGGTTTCCACCACGGCACCTTTGAGTATAAGGGCCTTGACGTTTTCGAGGCGACGTAGACTGGTGTCTGCGTCGGCTTTCAGAAGGCGACAAACAATTTCCAGATGGCCGTTGTAGGGCGCAAGATGCAGAGCAGTCCATCCATTCTTGTCTTTTCGATTGATGTCTGCGCCTTTAGAAAGGAGTAGGTTCACAGGAGCCCCCAATTCATATTTGGCAGCCAGATGCAGAGACGTCCGCCGCTTGTTGCCAATACCCGCGTTGATGTCTCCTTCATGGCTCATCAAGACGTCCATAGTTGAAGCATGTCCAGTTATCGCTGCCATAGCCATGGGGGTGACATGCAATGTTTTGGTCTCGTCGGCGACACTGAAATTGTGATCAAAGACCACATTATGAAGATCTTTATCCAAATCCAGAAGAGTTTCCACTGCTTTCAGTGTCATTTTCCTCTATGGCTGCCCTGAGCCGAGTCGCCCGTATTGTTTCCATGTCGACTCATCAGCTTGCTCCAGGTTGATTTCAGGTGCTGTTGGGAGAGAGAAATAAACAGATGGATATCAGCTAATGCTAAATAGCAAAGAATGCCAAACCATGGTGCCAGGGAAGAAAGACTGTACCTCTCGAAATGCAGAGAGCTCCCCGCAGCTTTAACAACCCAGCGCCGTTTTCCTTTGTCCAATTAAAACCGGCGCGGTTAAGACACTTCAACCCTTGGATTTGTCCTGCATGGTGACTTGGGGGCTGGGCTATCTACCTACTTTGAGTCGTCAGCCGCACGGCGTGAGGCCACGGATACCACAGAAATCGCGCGTATTTGTCTTATCCGATAGGTCAACTTGCTGCACTTTCGTTTTTCAGCTGGGCATGGCCCTACCCTACCAGCGTCAGATCATTCGGGTAATGCAACAAGATCATGTACGAGAACGGGGGCTTGGGAGGTCATTTCACCTGCAACTGCGCGAATTGGTCAAGGCTCCAGGCATCAACTAACCATTCTAAGTCGTCGATGAACTGCAGGTCACTTCTAGCAAACGGGAGTAGGGTGGGGTCAAACATGGTGATTAGGACGAGGCTCGGCAGATGCGATTGTCATCTTGAAGTCCCGAGAAAGCGTGACTTGGCATATCTGTATTAATTTACGAAGCCTTACTCCTCACTGTCTTGGTCTACTAACTgtcttatttttctaattgCATGGAGCGACAGGATATCTTCATCCTTGCTGGATAATAATTCGACATACGGCGCCATACCAAATAAGAAAGTTTTTCGACAATGAGATTTGGGCATAGCAGGAGGCAATTCACTGTGAAAGAAACTCCGTGACCTACTGTCTCGGTAGCGAGCTCCTGGTCGAAGGAGACCCTGGTTGTGACCCCGGTGTTATGCATAACCCATTTGAATGGAACGTGAGAGGGGTGATCGTCAAGGCTGTGGAGTTATGGACAATCCTTCTGTGACCTGCAAGATAAATATGAGATGTGTATACCGAGGTTGATCCGGCATGTGTAAGCTAGAGGGCGAGTGATCGTCGATTTTGAAGCCTTCTTTGAACACTTAGCACTTCGATATCATGCTGACTCCAAAATCAACTGATCCCCATCCCCAAATCACTTGTGATTGGCCTCGGACAGGATTCATGTCTTGTGGCACAGCAAGCGCGGATATGACGAGCACCCAGGGTTATTTGAGTCATCCCAGGCCTGAGTCACAAAATGATGCAATGCCAAGGTTCCTCTCCTCTATATAAGCCGACTGCAGACACGGTAGACATTCTCGTCAGACCTTTCTACCGAACATAATCTCGCCATGGCATACACTGTTCTGCGGATCGACAGATCCGACAATGACTTCCCGTCCCTCGTCAATAAGTACAAGGCTCTGCGATTGTCAGCTCTACAGCAGACTCCAAACGCATTCTCGTCAACTTACGAGGCCGAGTCCAAGTTATCCGACCATGACTGGATGGCTAGACTAAGAAATCCATCCAAAGACACCTTCGTCGTAGTCGACTCTGATGGCGAATGGGTGGCACAAGTGACCGTCTACGGCCCCGTCTCTGCAGAAGCCTACACACTCCCCTCCGAAGCCGGCCAACCTCCCGTAGCGCctgatgaagacgaggagaagtGGCAGATGCTCAGCCTCTATGTCCTTCCGTCCCACAGAGGCAAGGGCGTAGCAAAGCTGCTCTGTCGAGAGGCAATCAACCATCTCCGATCCCTCCGCCATACAGCCCCGAGGATCCGCGTCCGCACCATGATTGCCCCAGACAACCAGGCTGCATGCGAGCTCTTTGGATCTCTTGGGTTCTCCGACGCTGGGCTGTGCACTCTCGCGGAAGGGCTGAGAAGCAATGGGGAGGCGGTGCCCGAGGGAGTCTTGTCTGCGGAATACACCACTAGGGGTGGCATCATTATGGCAATCACGCAGAATCGCTTTTAAGCACCGCTTCAAGGGAGGTTGGGTTAAGCTTTTtcgttcttttttttttttttttttttttgggtACAGATTCGGTGCTTTCAAAGTCAGCGGGTGTTGTGAAGTTTCTCAGCCCCCTTCCTTCCATTTCTGCGCGTATGTAGGTATCTTAACGTACCTACCTACATAGAGAGATGCAGAGCTACACATTCAACACAGTAGTCAAGTTTGTTAGTTCTAAAGTGCAGAGGCAATACAAGTCTTGTAATTTAGGTCAAAACATTGATTCACCAGTGGACAAGGGAAACTATCCTTAAAAGCGTTACACCTCTGTCATTGCTGTGACTGGCCCCAGGGCGACGGGTAGTTATGGGTGATACAAGGGTAAGACAACGCCACCAAGTATTCTTCGACACGGTTCCACCACGTCAAATAAGAATCTCTCTTTCAAGGCCCCTGCAGCAGTAACTGCATGCCTGATTGGACTTTGTCCGGAGGCTCCTGTACGACTTGCGCTTGGCATAAAGACGCCCGCAGAACCTGATCAGGCTCCTCCATCTtttccatcctcctccatcttagCCATCATCGACCCTCATAAACGCTAATCAAGAACTCTAtccatcctccatcacccGCTCCACTCAGTCCCCGCCTCTATCAACACTTCAACAGTATCGTTTCAAAGTCTCTGAAGAGAAAGCCGAGGCAACCTTGGCGTCTAACTTGGTTCTTCCACCTTGGTCCGTCCCCGTACGAGATCTCCCGCATAATAATGATCTGAACAGATGGTCTACTGTCTCATACTGTGAGAAAAATGTGCTACCACGATGTGGTTAAGCTCGGCTGCAATCATGAAGTATGGAGCACAATGCAGCAGCTATGTGACGATGTTCAGGCTGGCCGTAAGTGTCTGGGGAAGACTATTCGGAGGCACCTCTACCACAACGAAAACGATATCTGCTTGCCATGCCGAAGACGTAATGAGTCAGAAACAACCGACGGCTCCAGGACTAGTCTTGATGTCAATTATGGCAGTGAGGCGTCATTCCCTGCTGCCGCTAATATGATCCCGTCAGATAGAAACCCCATTTTTGGAAAATTGCCGTGCAGGCACTTTTCACACGACCGGCATAATGATTCGTTTCCTTGGGGGACACACCAACTTTGGACTATAGCCTCAGCCCCAGAACCTGTTTTGGCGACAAGCACCGACACTGTCCTGAAGCTTAAGTTGCTAGCAAAACGATTCGCAGAGCATCGTGAGAGACTGACTAGAAGAGTCCTGGGGGCCATGAGACATCCTAAAAGCCC includes:
- a CDS encoding N-acetyltransferase domain-containing protein, whose product is MAYTVLRIDRSDNDFPSLVNKYKALRLSALQQTPNAFSSTYEAESKLSDHDWMARLRNPSKDTFVVVDSDGEWVAQVTVYGPVSAEAYTLPSEAGQPPVAPDEDEEKWQMLSLYVLPSHRGKGVAKLLCREAINHLRSLRHTAPRIRVRTMIAPDNQAACELFGSLGFSDAGLCTLAEGLRSNGEAVPEGVLSAEYTTRGGIIMAITQNRF